ATAAAGGTATCGAGCAGGCTAATGGAGTATATTTCTACCGGCTGCAAACTGGTGGAGAATATCATTCCGGCAAGATGCTGATGCTGAAATAAACTGAAGTAAATAAATTAGAGATAAAAAGGGCAGGCTGAGAGTCTGTCCTTTTTTGTATTGTAAAATAAACCAGACATTTCCATATTCATTGGTAATGAACTTAATCTAATTCATTGATATTATAGTAATTCAATAAGGTTTTGTATCTTATTCCACCCATTCTCATTAACACCCGATTTTAATCGGGTGGACAAAGTTAGTAACCTAGTTAGTGGCTTCAGCCACTTATATTTATTGCAATAATAAGAAATTATGCTATAAATACAATTAAAATATATAGAAGTCACTAAAGTGACTAAATGTATGTACTATGTAACCACCAACTGAAGTTGGTGGTTAATGAGAATGACCGGATATTTAGTACAAATGATATCTTGTTTATAAATAATTCAGACGGAAGTCCTTTTTGGCATGATAAAATAAACTACTTGACAAGTATTATATACACTGGCAACTATTGAAACGAATAGAATAGCATTGATAATAACTATTTATCAGGAGGAGTGATGAAACGAATATTGTTTGCTTTGTTTTTGTTATTTTCGATATTGTACCTTTATAGCCAGACCTTTGAGCCGGTAGCTGTTATTTCATGTGAGGAAAATGAACGGATTATCTATGATAGTGAAAACGGGGCAGGTTTTTATGAGAATAATGTATACCTGGTATGCAGCAGAGTAACAATTAATGGATGGTGGGAAATAACTCTGGAATTATATCATTCCAGTGACGGGGGAATGAGCTATACCCAACAGATTATAGAAGAACATTTTGCTCAAGAGAAACACTTGAATCTGCTAAAAGATCTGGAATTTGCACCAGCAATATATATAGATGAAGAGAGAATGATCAATATCATCTATCTTGATGTGGAAACCACTAAGATAAATCTTGCTAGAAGCACTAATGAAGGAAGTACATTTACTATTACAGAGCTGGATGGTGTTACGGCAAAAAGTCAGTTATTGCCGATAATCACTGATACTGGAATATATCTGGCAGGCTCCTCTTTAGGATACGAAAGCCTGCCTCTGAGCAGTATTATGTATGTGTCTTTGTATGAAGATTCTGAGAATGATGAATATACTATAAATGATCATGTAAAATTCTGGGGTCTTGATGTACTTACTGGAATGGTTTTTACAAACAGCGATATTTGGATTCAACAGTGTGGAGGTGGTAATAACGGTGGTTTTCCTACTTTTCTGGGTGAGGTTTATTGCGCTGAGCGTATTATGGATTATAATTGTGGTTGTCCAGGTGTAAATAGTTTGCCTATGGATGACATTTTTTATGGAGGATATGAGGAGAATTGCGGGACAATCTCTTTTTCACCAATAGCCAGTGAGATCAGGGAGAATGGCATAACTATTGAGGAAAGCAGTGAGCATGACATCCTGCTGGTTCAGATGGAGGGAGAAATAGGAATGCTGCGATATGCTGACTGGGTAACTGAGCGAGACACTTTTACGGTTTATAACAGTTTTCCAGATGAAGAGCATCTGCAATTTCCAGTGGGGGATTCTATCTGGACTAACTATATAGATATGAAAGAATTAGTCTGGTCAGAAGATACTGAGTTCCTGATTTTTGATGGTCATTCCTTTATGGTGGAATGTGACCTTTGGATAGAAGGCGTGGTGGGGCATGATGTAACCTTTGGTTGTGCTGATACTGTGTATATTGCGGGAGATATCCTTTATGAAGATGTGATAGCCGGAGAATCTCCCGATGAGAGTGAATATGTGTTTGGATTAGTATCTGAGGAGCGGATATATATCAAGTATAAATGGCGTGACTGGGATGGTAATATTCATGATGACAATTGTGATGATATATATTTATATGGCAGTTATGCAGCAATTGGTGATGGCGACAGAGACCTTTACGGAAACTTGAATACTCATTATGAAGGCTGCTTTACCTATGAATATCAGCACCCGCATGGCTCAACTCCTGGTTTTGAATTGGAAGTAATGCCTGGTGAGTATTGGGAAGTAGAATATCCCGATCTCCATAAATTTATTTCTCCTCCTTCCCCTTACTGGTCAGGTGATCCTGATTTTTTTATGCACAGTAATGCTCCGATACCTACAAATTTATTTAATACTTGTGGTTATCCTTTTGAAGATCCAAGTTATGCTGAACCCAATGTAGCACCATATGGAACAGACCTGCCCTGGTATAATCCAGTCTGGCCAGAGTCTGCAAACCTGGGTATGGGGGAAAGAGGAACAATCAATATATTTGGCGGAGTGCATCAGTATCGGCGTGGTTATATCCATCGTTCAGGAACTGATTGCAATAACCATCCCAGTGAGACAGAATGGGACATTGAGCACTGGCAATATGGTGGCACCCACGGGTCAACAGGCTATCATAAGAATTATAATGAAGATATAAGACTTAATGAAGAATATTATCCGATAGATTATCCGCAATTAGAGTTCAATTCAATGGGATATTACCCGATGCTTACGCACAATAATATCAAGCTATATTCCATTGATCTGGAAGCAGGAAATGCAGAAGAGATCATGGCATTTACAGAAGGAGAGAGTGATATACGTGTGCTGGACTGGTGCCGGCAGGGAACAGGCTTTTCACTATTGTGCAGAGGAGATGAATGCTTTATTATGGATTATGATGAAGGAAATTATGATCTAATTGCAGTTTCTGACAGTTTAAATCTTCTGGACCAGATAGAAAGTGTGAATGGCCAGTGGATGGTAAAGGGTAACAATCAATTATGGTTAGTTGACTCTGAGGGAGAAATGGAGGAAATTGATAGTCCAAACAATTCTTATTTGCAGGATTTCACCAGTTCATCGCTGAATCTAAGGCATTGCGTATGTCCAGTTATCCGGGCATATTTGATCTATGCTGAGAACGAGCCAGGTGAACTTGAATACATAAATGCTTATGAATTGGAAAACTTTGATGATTATGAATTTATCTCCAGAACATTTTTGGAATGCAGTTATCAAGATGAAAATGTGCTGGTGCAGATTTTAGAGGAATATCCAGCAGAAGAAGGTATGCCGGATTTCTATAAATCTATCTATTTTGCCTATAGTGATCTACCTTTAGCTGTATTGGATTTACCTTCTTCAGAAGTTAGTATTACACCCGGTTTAGAAGTTTATCCAAACCCTTTCAATCCAGTTACTAATATCAATTTTGCAGTATCAGAACCCGGACTAGTAGATATTTGCATATATAATCTGAAAGGTCAGAAAGTAGAAAATCTGTTGGCAGAAAATTATGAACAGGGGAATTACAATATCACCTGGGATGCCGGCAATTGCAGCAGTGGAATATATTTTGTGAAATATAAACATAATAATAAGCTGAAATATATCAAGAAGATCACTTTACTAAAATAGTATCCAGAGCAGAGGATTTGATAAAGGCAGGCTTTCACCTGAGATTATGTAGTTTCCACCAGATGAGACCTTCCGAATAGCCGTTAGACCTTCGGAATGGTTGATCGTTACAAGCAAGACATGTAAAAGGGCAATTGGCTTATAGTTAAGGTTTATGCTCTTCTATCCTTTGATCAACCATTTCGAAGGTTTTCAACCATTGGCAAGGATTTGGCTGGTGGAAACTATTCATTTTTCTTGACTTGCATATTAAATTATAAAATTTCAACAGAAAGGGAGATAAATATGGAAAGTATAGAATTATTAAAAAGATTAACTCTGGCAGCAGGGATATCAGGGCATGAATCAGAGATTACTGGAATAATGAAAGAACAATTATCGAATTGGGAATATGAAGAAGACAGAATGGGTAATATAACCTTCATCAAAAAAGGTAGCGAGCAGGGCAAGAAGTTGCTTTTTATCGCTCATCAGGATGAAATAGGCTTTATTGTAGCAGATATTCTGCCTTCAGGGATGCTTAAAATCCAGAATATCGGGGGATGGAATCCTAATACTTTGCTTTCGTCACCTGTAGATGTGATCAATGATAATGAAGAGAAAATACCAGGGATAATAGGTTCAATTCCCAAACATTTTGGTGTGGGAGATTCTCAACCCCAAATTCCTGAGATGTTTGTTGATATTGGAGCTATTGATCAGAATGATGTGATTGAAAATTTTGGGATCTCGCTTGGTAATGCAATTACGCCAGTTTGCCGTTTTTATTATAATGAGCAGAACAGGAGAATGTTTTCCAAAGCTTTTGATGATAGAGTGGGAATTGCTGCACTTATTGATCTGGGAAAGGAGCTGGCTGGAGAAGATACAATAAATACGATCTACCTCTGTGGCAGTGTTCAGGAAGAAGTAGGAACCAGAGGAGCTCAGGCGGTAGCTGGTTATACAGATGCGGATTATTGTTTTGTGCTGGAAGGGGCACCGGCAGATGATATTCCCGGGATTCCCGGTAATCCTCAGACTTGTGTGGGGAGGGGAGTTCACTTGAGGATTTTTGATCCCACCTTGATCATACCGGCATCGATCAGAAATAAAATAATCCAGATAGCCCGGAAATATGAGATACCTGTTCAGCCGACAGTTCGACGAGGTGGAGGAACAGACGGCAGGCAGATACATACAGCAAACAGGGGTATTCCCACAATTGTACTGGGAGTACCAGTACGTTTTGCCCATAGTCATAATTGTCATATATCTTTAGATGATTATCAGAACCTGGTATCTTTATGTCTGGAAATAGTAAGAGAATTCAAGGATTAGCTATGAAAAAGAATTTGCGAAAAACAATTTTATCAAAGCGTAAAGAAATGTTTGCTGAAAAATATCAGCAAAAAAGTGAAATAATCTGTCAGAAGCTATTAAATTTTCCACAAATTCAGGATGCTGAAACTATTCATGTTTATTATCCGATAAATCAGGAAGTGGATATTCGTCCCTTGATAGAAGAATTATGGGAAGCGGGGAAGAAGGTGGTAATGCCACGTGCTGATTTTAAGACAAAAGAGATGGAAAATTATTATGTGATCAGCTTTGGGCAATTGGAAGAAACCAGGTTTGGTCTGCATGAACCGAGAGTTATGAGCCCCCTTCATCTGGGTTCTCCAGATGTTATTTTAATTCCAGGAATAGCTTTTTCTCTGAAGCATTATCGTCTGGGCTATGGGGGGGGATTTTATGATCGTTTTTTAGGGAAAATTGACTCATTTAAGATTGGGGTTGCATTTGAAATGCAGATAGCTGCTAATCTGCCAGTAGAGGATCATGACCAGCAACTTGATCTGATAGTTACAGAAACCAGAGAAATATAAAAAAAATGACATCTGATTTTTCAGATGCCATTTTTTACTCACTGTATTGAGAAAAGAGCCCGGGATACCAGAATGGAGTTAGATATCCCGGTGTTTCGGGGGATTTATCTCGATAGTTTAACGCTACAATCTAATTTCTTCAAACTCAGATTACCCTGGTGGTTTTTGATATTTCCCAGATTAACGCCTTGAGGTAATTTAATTTTCAGATCAATGATAGTGCAATTATCTGGATTACAGCAGCAGGTACTAATAGTTAGATTACCATCATTATTTATCAGCACTTCTCTGTCATTCAGATCAGCTTCTGAAAGAGTGGATACTTTCATTATTTCAATTTCAGCATAGTTTTTGTCCCAGGTAATGATCTTTACATCAGCATTTATATTATCAAGATTCAGGGATGAACCCGGAGCAATATTGAACTGATGCGAGGAATTTTTGCGATAATAGTTTTGACCATAATTTTGATTTACTGAATTTTCTGTATTATAAATACTCTTTTGATAACTAAGATTACGGGAGGCAGAATTGATTGCCGGTAATATGTTTGCCTGAAGTCCTGCAACTCCGATAGTCATTATAATCAATGCAATAATCAATCTCTTTTTCATTTTTACCTCCTGAAAATCACAATCTCTGGCTTATATTAATTGCATAAACAGAGCCAAACATATAAGTAAAGCAGAAACTGCTGTCCCTAAAGGTTTTAGGTGTCCAAGAGAGAGGAATTACTGATAGAGAAAGTTTATCTTTTTGATAAAAATTCAAATCTATTCTTATTTATTTGATAATATAGATTAGATTATTTCCAGTTCAGAAAGAATGCCGGACAAAAATTCTATTGTGGGATGTATCAGTTTATCTGGAAAATCAAAATGGGCTGAACCCTGGGGGGGATGATTAACTCCCGCACCAATCCCGAACATGGCAATTGAAGAAATCTGGGCAAAGTGACCGAAGTCATCTGACCAGGGGAAAATTGTATCCCGGATAATTAATTCCTTATCTTGTTTCAGACAGGTCTTTTTTATAATATCCAGAGCATCTTTGGCGGATTCAAGTCCTGGAAAGCTATCTGAGAAATCGTGGAGATATTCCAGGTTATGTTCCTGAGAAATTTTATTTATATATTCCAGGGCGGAGGTTTTAATTTCTTCCAAACCTTTATCATTTTCGCTGCTGAGTCTGATTCTGATCTCAGCCTGCTCAGGAGCTTTACTAAAATTTTGTTTTCCCATTTGAATATAGATAATATTTGCCTTTGACTGGGTATCCATATCGTTGCAAATTCGGGGAATATTAGTAATGATCTCACCACAGGCAAGGGAGAAGTTAGAATTTTCACCGGCATTTAGGATTTGAGTATCATGTCTGAGCTTCAGGAGTAAGCCTGTGGAAGCAGAGCAAAACCCATCTTGAGAAATGATGATATTGTTTTCTGGAAATCCTGGAAGGTTTTTTAAGGCAAAGCTGAAATCTGGTTTACTATCCTGAAATCTTTTATCATTGAGTATTTTTAATGCTCCTTTGCCGTTTTCAGAGGAGGGTTGAAATACCAGAATGATTTTTCCTTTGCGAATCTCAGTGCTGTAAAGTCTGGCAGCCAATCCAGACAGAATTGCACAGTGACCGTCAGCACCATTTAAGTGGGCAACTTTTCGTTCTCGTGATATCCAGGGGATATCACTGACTTCTTTGCTCAATATGGCATCCATTTCAGAGCGGAAAAGCACTGTAGGGCCCTCTTCCTTTCCTTCAAATTCAAAAACCAGACCAGTCCGTGATAAACCCTGGATCGTTTTGGAAGGATTGAAATTCCTGATAAAACGCTGGATCCTTTTATTTGTAGAATTTTCCTTACCAGATAGTTCAGGGTGTTTATGCAGCAGGTGTCGTAGTTCGATAATTTCCTTTTTTAGTATGGAACTTTGATCCATTATTCTCTGCTGCGCTTTTGAAGTTGCCTCCAGAAAGTCCTTTCTGTATTCAGTTAATTTATCATCGAAGAAATTTATCAGTTTAAAATCTTCAAGGGTGTGAGGGGGATTTTTTACCAGATGGATTAATTGATAACTGCGAAATACCCTGTAGGCAGGAGCGTCCCAGCCTTGAGCAATTTTATCGCGTACATGGTAATATTCTTCCAGATATATCTTTTGATACGGAGTAAGATGAGCTGAGTTTCTCACTCTAAGGTGTGGGCTCTCAACTTCCTGGAATCTGCTTTGCTCAACCTTGTGAGAAGCATCCAGGGCTTCTTCCAGCAGGTCACCTGCCTGCAACCGAGGCATCAGGATATCTCGGGCTTCCAGTAAATAGCGGACATCAAGACTGGCATACTTGATCTGATCAGATGTAAGTGGTCTTCTGAACCAGTCGGATGTTTGCAGATCTTTCTCCAGATCAATGTCAAAAAGTTCCTTAATAAAATGCTTTAATGAGCGTTTACCCATTCCAAGCAGATTGCCACACAGTTGTAAGTCCATCAGTCCAGTTAATTCAATACTGGCAAGATCAGCCAGAAGACTGGCATCAAAGCTGGCAGAATACATAACTTTAACTATTTCGGGATTTTCCATGATTGGTTTTAGAATGCTTATATCTACACTTGTGGTGTCAACCAGCCAGCAGCATTCACCCTCCCAGAACTGGGCAAGGCAAAGTTTTCTACCATAGCGATGCAGATTAACGTCTGCTTCCAGATCAAGTGCAAACTCAGATAATTGTGTTAATTTATCAGCTAATTGTTTCAGCTGCTCAACAGTTTCTACATATATTATCGGATAATCCATTATACAAACCGTAATCCTTTAGTTGAAAAGGCATTCAAATCCAGACCTGAAAATTCCTGCCTTTGGTATTTATCAATTGCTGCAGCACCTATCATGGCTGCATTATCCATACAATAGCCAATTGAAGGGAAAAAAACTTCGATATTATATCTGCCGGCCCGTGAGGTTAATTTTTGGCGGAGATAGCTATTTGCAGCAACTCCTCCAGCAGCTACTATTCGGCCGATATTATTCTGTACAGCATAATTAAGCGCTTTTTTTACCATGATGTCGATAATTGCAGCTTGAATTGATGCTGCAATATCTTCCTGGTGGGTCTTAATTTCCTCTGTAGATTTATTATGAAGGTAATTGCGGATAGAAGTTTTGAGTCCACTATAACTGAAATCAAAATCATCCTTTCGATCCAGACCGAGAGGAAATTTATAATATTTTTTATTACCGTTTCTGGCTAATTTATCAATTAAAGGTCCCCCTGGATAACCAAGTCCCATGAGCTTTGCAGCTTTATCAAAGGCTTCTCCCGCAGCATCATCACGTGTTTTACCAATCAATTTATATTCCTGTTTTGCGAAAAAGTGTACAAGCTCAGTATGACCGCCAGAGGCAACTAATGCCAGATAAGGAGGTTCTAGATCAGGATAATCCAGCTTGATCGCATAGAGATGACCAACCATATGATTTACTGCAATCAATGGCTTTTGAGCTGCATAAGCAAGACTTTTGGCAAAGGAAACTCCCACCAGCAACGAGCCAATAAGACCCGGATTAATTGATACTGCAATGGCATCAATATCGCTGAGTTTCTGATCTGATTTTTCCAGAGCAAGGCGTGTGAGCCACATGATATTTTTTAAATGCAGCCGACTGGCTAATTCTGGGACTACTCCCCCAAATTCTTCATGAATAAGCTGACTACTGATGCAATTGCTGTATACTTTATATGAATTATCTATAACCGCAGTGGAAGTATCATCACAGGAAGTTTCAAAACTCAGAATTTTAAAGGGCTTATTGATCCCTGTCATTCAGATGTCCTGATTATCCTGATTTTTTCAGGTGTGTATTCCAGAAGCTTCACATCAATAGGCAGAGTAAACTTCACTGAGCCATAAACGCTGTCTATCATAGCAGGAACAATCAAATCTACATGGATATCATCTTTTGTTACTTTACTAATTAAAGAATCCTTTCCCTCAATTTTCGCTGTCACTTTCTGGGGAGAGAAGGTGATCTTTTCTTCTCCCTGATATGTAATAGGAATTAAGGGAATAGTTTTGATCATGTTAACATTGCTGTTAAATCTGACCACTATTTCCCTGATATTTAACACAATCAATTGTGAAGGACTTACCAGAGCAACCCGTAGGCTGTTATTATCCAGATCCCGTTTGCTTACAGGTTCCGTTTTTATTCCTTCCAGTTTATCAAGCAGTTTTTCTGGTCCTTTCACTTCCACAGTACTGCTTCTCACATCAAATTGCTGCTTCTGGAAAAATTGCTCATCGCTACTGGATGAAAAGGTTAGGATTACTGGCTTTTGACGACTGATTATCCTATCCATTTCTACCATTTTCACTTTCTGTTTGAATCCAACTATAAATTCTAGCTGTTTTTCAGTACAATTTATATTTTCCAGATTCAAATGGATGGAATTCATTCCATACTTCAATTTACTGCCATCTTGATGATAGTATATATTTTGATGTCGGAATAAAAGAATATTCACCCCATTGGTTTTCAGGATTATATCAATTTCTGGATCAATGAAATCATTTGGAGCCAAATCAGCAGGTTGGGGATCAAATATTAAAGGTATTGAGACAGATTCTTCCTGTTCTGAAAGCAGTACACTCTGCAACCATAGAAAAACTGCCATACAGACCGCTAACAACCAAATCCAGATATATTTTTTCATAATATAAAAAAACGACTTCTCTCAAGAAAAGTCGTTGCCTTGCATATTTTTTTTATTAACGTCTGATAATCCTGAACAGCTTTTCTCCCATATACGAAACTTTTTCATTTTCGTCATTTTTCCAGTCTTCTATGGTCTGCTGTGTCAGTAACACAAATTCCTGAGATTGCTCGTTACGATTACGTTGAACAATGATATTAGCCAGTTTTTTCATAGATACCCAGATAGTTTTTACTCGAGTATCATCAGCCTCTACGAGCCATTCACGAATGTAGGGAAAGACGATGATCGGGTTGCTTCGCGCTACTTGAGTTAAGATATGAGTGATTTTCT
This window of the Candidatus Stygibacter australis genome carries:
- a CDS encoding 5-formyltetrahydrofolate cyclo-ligase, producing MKKNLRKTILSKRKEMFAEKYQQKSEIICQKLLNFPQIQDAETIHVYYPINQEVDIRPLIEELWEAGKKVVMPRADFKTKEMENYYVISFGQLEETRFGLHEPRVMSPLHLGSPDVILIPGIAFSLKHYRLGYGGGFYDRFLGKIDSFKIGVAFEMQIAANLPVEDHDQQLDLIVTETREI
- a CDS encoding M20/M25/M40 family metallo-hydrolase; the encoded protein is MDYPIIYVETVEQLKQLADKLTQLSEFALDLEADVNLHRYGRKLCLAQFWEGECCWLVDTTSVDISILKPIMENPEIVKVMYSASFDASLLADLASIELTGLMDLQLCGNLLGMGKRSLKHFIKELFDIDLEKDLQTSDWFRRPLTSDQIKYASLDVRYLLEARDILMPRLQAGDLLEEALDASHKVEQSRFQEVESPHLRVRNSAHLTPYQKIYLEEYYHVRDKIAQGWDAPAYRVFRSYQLIHLVKNPPHTLEDFKLINFFDDKLTEYRKDFLEATSKAQQRIMDQSSILKKEIIELRHLLHKHPELSGKENSTNKRIQRFIRNFNPSKTIQGLSRTGLVFEFEGKEEGPTVLFRSEMDAILSKEVSDIPWISRERKVAHLNGADGHCAILSGLAARLYSTEIRKGKIILVFQPSSENGKGALKILNDKRFQDSKPDFSFALKNLPGFPENNIIISQDGFCSASTGLLLKLRHDTQILNAGENSNFSLACGEIITNIPRICNDMDTQSKANIIYIQMGKQNFSKAPEQAEIRIRLSSENDKGLEEIKTSALEYINKISQEHNLEYLHDFSDSFPGLESAKDALDIIKKTCLKQDKELIIRDTIFPWSDDFGHFAQISSIAMFGIGAGVNHPPQGSAHFDFPDKLIHPTIEFLSGILSELEII
- a CDS encoding M42 family metallopeptidase; translated protein: MESIELLKRLTLAAGISGHESEITGIMKEQLSNWEYEEDRMGNITFIKKGSEQGKKLLFIAHQDEIGFIVADILPSGMLKIQNIGGWNPNTLLSSPVDVINDNEEKIPGIIGSIPKHFGVGDSQPQIPEMFVDIGAIDQNDVIENFGISLGNAITPVCRFYYNEQNRRMFSKAFDDRVGIAALIDLGKELAGEDTINTIYLCGSVQEEVGTRGAQAVAGYTDADYCFVLEGAPADDIPGIPGNPQTCVGRGVHLRIFDPTLIIPASIRNKIIQIARKYEIPVQPTVRRGGGTDGRQIHTANRGIPTIVLGVPVRFAHSHNCHISLDDYQNLVSLCLEIVREFKD
- the tsaD gene encoding tRNA (adenosine(37)-N6)-threonylcarbamoyltransferase complex transferase subunit TsaD; this translates as MTGINKPFKILSFETSCDDTSTAVIDNSYKVYSNCISSQLIHEEFGGVVPELASRLHLKNIMWLTRLALEKSDQKLSDIDAIAVSINPGLIGSLLVGVSFAKSLAYAAQKPLIAVNHMVGHLYAIKLDYPDLEPPYLALVASGGHTELVHFFAKQEYKLIGKTRDDAAGEAFDKAAKLMGLGYPGGPLIDKLARNGNKKYYKFPLGLDRKDDFDFSYSGLKTSIRNYLHNKSTEEIKTHQEDIAASIQAAIIDIMVKKALNYAVQNNIGRIVAAGGVAANSYLRQKLTSRAGRYNIEVFFPSIGYCMDNAAMIGAAAIDKYQRQEFSGLDLNAFSTKGLRFV
- a CDS encoding T9SS type A sorting domain-containing protein, coding for MKRILFALFLLFSILYLYSQTFEPVAVISCEENERIIYDSENGAGFYENNVYLVCSRVTINGWWEITLELYHSSDGGMSYTQQIIEEHFAQEKHLNLLKDLEFAPAIYIDEERMINIIYLDVETTKINLARSTNEGSTFTITELDGVTAKSQLLPIITDTGIYLAGSSLGYESLPLSSIMYVSLYEDSENDEYTINDHVKFWGLDVLTGMVFTNSDIWIQQCGGGNNGGFPTFLGEVYCAERIMDYNCGCPGVNSLPMDDIFYGGYEENCGTISFSPIASEIRENGITIEESSEHDILLVQMEGEIGMLRYADWVTERDTFTVYNSFPDEEHLQFPVGDSIWTNYIDMKELVWSEDTEFLIFDGHSFMVECDLWIEGVVGHDVTFGCADTVYIAGDILYEDVIAGESPDESEYVFGLVSEERIYIKYKWRDWDGNIHDDNCDDIYLYGSYAAIGDGDRDLYGNLNTHYEGCFTYEYQHPHGSTPGFELEVMPGEYWEVEYPDLHKFISPPSPYWSGDPDFFMHSNAPIPTNLFNTCGYPFEDPSYAEPNVAPYGTDLPWYNPVWPESANLGMGERGTINIFGGVHQYRRGYIHRSGTDCNNHPSETEWDIEHWQYGGTHGSTGYHKNYNEDIRLNEEYYPIDYPQLEFNSMGYYPMLTHNNIKLYSIDLEAGNAEEIMAFTEGESDIRVLDWCRQGTGFSLLCRGDECFIMDYDEGNYDLIAVSDSLNLLDQIESVNGQWMVKGNNQLWLVDSEGEMEEIDSPNNSYLQDFTSSSLNLRHCVCPVIRAYLIYAENEPGELEYINAYELENFDDYEFISRTFLECSYQDENVLVQILEEYPAEEGMPDFYKSIYFAYSDLPLAVLDLPSSEVSITPGLEVYPNPFNPVTNINFAVSEPGLVDICIYNLKGQKVENLLAENYEQGNYNITWDAGNCSSGIYFVKYKHNNKLKYIKKITLLK